The genome window AAACGCAAACGCAAATGAACGAGGAGCTGGTCACAGAGAAACGTCTAGCGACACCAAGTCGTGTCGATGACTCCAACAATGCGCTGCTTAAGCAGTTGCTGCAgaacagcagtagcagcagcagcaacagtaacagcaatagcaaccaCAATCTGCAACAGATTTCTATTACATCGGCGCCTCTGTCGGCACGCAAAGTGATCAATGTGCGTGCACCAAGCATGGGATTGGTTAGTTCGCTGGAGGCGCAATTGGCACGCCCAGTTATACCGCCTGTGCCGGCGGCTgtaagcagcagcaacagcagcagcactagTTGCaatacgacaacaacaacaactgctacAATGGTGGCGATTAGTCAAACTCccacagcaacagttgcaacaacagccacgCCAAGTgagccacaacagcaacaacaggaggccgcagcagcaacacttgcaacaacaacagcagcagcagcggttGCTGTCACACCAGTTGCAGCCGTAGCAGTGCCAGCAACAGCCGCAGCCgtagtaacaacaacaccaccagcagcatcagcagctaagacaacaacaacaacaacaacaaacatgccACAGACAACGCAACAAGTTAAACAATCTGTGCAAATTGTCTCCAAGGAAACATCATTTATATCAACGCCAGTGGCAGCATCCGCTGtgccagcaactgttgctgctgctgtcatgCCAACAGTAGTCAGCAAATTGCCCACATTAATTGTGGAATCGAATGTCAAAACAGAGCCACTGCCGCCACCGCCGTCTTATGAACTAAGCACCGCTAATGTATCAAACGTAACCATCTCCATAACCACCAAACCCAGCAAGGATCAGGTAAAGCTGACCAAACTGGAGCCACTGGATGAAGCAACAGTGGCACAATGCGAGCCAGAGAAACAGTtgtcacaacagcaacaacatgcaacGCACCACGAAAGCTGGAAATTGCAAGAAAATGAGGTACAAAAACGCAAGTTGccaatgcaactgcaacaacagcagcagcaacaacaacaactacaacaacagcagcaacatcaacagcagcaacatcaacagcaacatcagctgccgcaccaacaacaattggagGAGAAACCTTTGTTGGAACTTAAAAGCGATATTGCTTTGGTTGGCActaacagcaatagcaacataaatagcaacagcaacaatgtggGCCATGAGATGTTGCCAATGATGAAGGCGTCACCggcaaatgttgctgttgccggcTATGAAAAGTTACAGCTGATAACAACAAGCGTTGGTGCAAGCTATGCCAAAAAGTCAGCGCCGGCAGCAACAGCggagctgcagcagcagcaacaacatcaacagcaacaacatcatcagcagcagctacaacatcaacaacaacagcagcagcaacacttgccacagcagcaacacttgcaacagcaacaacacttgccacagcagcagcagcacttgcaacagcagcaacacttgcAGCAGTTAcagatgcaacaacagcagcaacagcatttgcagctgcaacaacaacaacaacagcagcagcagcagctacagttacatcagcagcaacacatgcaacagcaccaacacctgcaacatcagcagctgcagctacaccagcagcagcagcaacaacaacaacaacaattgcaggcacccacaacaacagctggtGCTATTCCTGAACCAAAAGTTGTGGAACAACGCAAGCGTCGCAAACGTGAGGTACAAAAGCCGCGTCGCAGCAATGCAAATGCAGCTGggacagctgcagcagcagcagcagcgaataGCATCAAGGAGCTAACTGGATCATTGCCAGCGGGTGCTGTGGTTCAATTGGCAACAATGTCCAACAATGCAGCGATGGGCGGACAAATGGCAACGAGCGGACATTTGGCAACAACGGGCAGTCCTAATATGACTTCAGGCTCTCCCATGTTAAAGAAGCGAGTGCGCAAGTTCTCCAAAGTGGAGGAGGATCACGATGCATTTACCGAGAAGCTAATGACGCACATACGTCAAATGCAACCGTTACAGGTGCTTGAGCCGTTGCTCAATCGCAACGCCTTGATTGGtcacggcaacaacagcaacagcggcagcagcagcaatctaCCTGGCGGTGGCAAACTAAAAGCCATTTCACGTGCCCTGCAACTGCAGCGACAACTGGATGAGAGTAgtgctggtggtggtgcagCTGGAGCGGCTGTGGATTGTGATCAGCTGCTGGGACGCTTTGGCAATTTGCGACATCCGAGCATCAAGTCGTTGTACGACAGCGAACGATTTGGTGGCAGCGgtgaggcaacaacaacagcactgtCAACCAGTGGTGCAACcagtggtggtggtggtgctagTAGTGGGGCAACGCTCTCCTCCATACAGAACGATTTCTATGATCAGGAATTCTCTACGCACATACAACGCAATTCACGTGAACGTTTGCAGCGTTTGATTAGTGCAGTGCGGGATTGCAATATGGAGACCACAGAGCTGGTGGAGagtcatcaacagcagcagcagcagcagcaactgttgcagcaacaacaacaacaacaacagcagcagcagcaacgctTGGATGGTCCATTGGCCTGGTCACGTCTGAGTCGCTATCCTGGTCTTGTGCtgctcaacagcaacagcaaccaacGCAGCGCACCTGGACGCATGTCGCCGGTGGCATTGGCCATGGATGCGTCCAGTATGCGTCTGCCAGTATCGCCCATATTGCGCAGTTGTGGCGAGGAGTTGCGCAAGGCTCAACAGCTTGAAAtgggcaacaataacaacaacaacatcaacaacaacaatagcactagcaacaacaataataacaattatcaACAGAAGAACCAAAATGTGATACTCTCGCTGCACACATCGGCAACGGATAATATTGCCGGCGTGTTGCGAGATTTGGCAAATCTGTTGCATTTGACGCCCGCATTAACCTGTAAACTAATCGATGCCTCCACATTGGATAAAATCGATAAGGAGCAGGGTGAGCCAGCTGAACCAGGTGCAGGTGAGCAAGGATCAACTGCTGGCCAGGctcagggacagggacaggggcAGCTGCCAACAGCAGTGACAAGTCATGGCAATCTGCGTAAAATACTCACCGGACAGCGTAAACTGTGTCGATGTTGTGGCAGCGCCATTGCCGCCTTTGGTCTGCGTGTGCCGCCCCAGAATGTGCCCGAGGAGACATTGTCGCCGACGCTGGCAATGTTGCAATCGCTATTACCACGCAAAACGCCACCGCCTGCATTCATTTACTTTTGCAATCGCAGCTGTTTTGCCCAATACAAATGGCGTGGCAAGGATGAGCCAGCTGGCGAGGATGTAGCTGCCGCTAAtcaactacagcaacagcagtcgCAGCCGCTggcaagaacaacaaccaccaccaGCGATTTATCCAGCTGTTCAACGCCGCCAATTGTCAAGCTAGAGCCAGAAGATGTTGACATGGAacaatcacagcaacaacagcagaccagcaacaataatagcaacagcaacagcagcgaatTGACAAGTACATCGCAAACATCATcatcacagcagcaacagcaacaacaacaacaacagcagcagccagtGCAGCGCAAGTGCATCATTAAATGCTTCAGCGCAGATTGCTTTGCCTCCGATTCCACATCGTCTGCATTGCGGCATGCCATCAAAACGGAGAACGGTGAACCGCTAGCAGCGAACAATACCGTCTGGGAAACGGAACACAGTGGCGCAGCGGAACCTCTGGAGGATTCACGTCAATGTGTCTTCTGCAATCAACGCGGCGACGGTTTGGCGGATGGACCATCGCGTCTCCTCAACTTTGATGTGGACAAATGGGTAAGTTCAGAACTGAACTCAATAGTTCAATTTTACAATCATaactttctattaaaaaaacgtAAGACAGTATTCAGACACTTTATCTTTTAAgaaatttccaaataaaatatgttttcaagCTGAATGAGTTGAAATCTAGAGTCgaacttttaataataacattaaaaacacCTTCTTTCAACAATAGTTTCCACATATATTAGGGAACGTAATTTGTAAgttatattatgaaaataacaTAGAATTATTGAATGTTTTTTAGAATTGACAATGATTGATTTGGagtgattttataaaaatctgactgtaatcattatatttcggggaatcaaaccgaaacaaatataggttacggtttcggttccggtacgtcccgaaataactatttcggtaaaagtttaaatttcgGTTGTTTTTTCGGTTCcagtatcagtaccggtacgtaacggtacaacaaacgaattttgaaacattttaaaaattataagatgtcgttttataataaatatgacatcaaaataaacagaatttttgaacgaatttaaacatttttaaatgcgaaatgtatttagaggccaaatcatgattaaaatgacattccgcttgaaaatcggctcagttttgatcaagttatgacagtttgaagttggtcagactgcggatttagccacttaacaagtcaaaacttttgttcaaTATCACAtgacttaataaaaaaaaaatgaaaggtctcagaatcaagtttaaagtgattttttattaCTGATTACGAtacaaggagttgattaaattaaaaacttgatatttaaaattttgaattttcgaaatttcaaatggGGAACCcctagcatcgaaatcaatatctagtagaatctagacgaaaatatttttttttaagaattaaataaaatttaaatgcagaatgaattaaaatgccgaataatgattaaaaatacattccgcttgaaaatcggctcagttttgaccaagttatgacagtttgaagttggtcagactgcggatttagccactttaccgGTTCCGTTCTTATTCCCTGTTATATTtgatgacaaaaataaatatcacgtaatgattatttatattttgtattttaatttttgtatttaacaatttctcAACATTGTTGCATGtactaataaaaagaattaaaattaagtgaattaaaagttattcatTGACGATATTTGTTATTAGAAAAGttgtatatttcttaaaaaaatatacaaatatatcaCTGGCGCAAGTTGATATCGAGTCTTGATCTTTTCCTGTACGCCAGGTTCTATAAACAATATGTGCAGATACTTTCAAATGTGTtatattggaaaaaaaaatatttatctttatattCTTGTTATTGCAGGTTCATCTGAACTGTGCCTTATGGTCGAACGATGTCTACGAGACGGTGTCGGGTGCACTTATGAATTTCCAGACAGCGCTGCAATCGGGATTGAATCAGGCGTGCAGTGCGTGCCATCAGCTGGGTGCCACCATCAAGTGCTTTAAGTCGCGTTGCAGCAATCTCTATCATCTGCCGTGCGCCATTAAGGAGGAGTGCGTCTTTTATAAGAACAAATCGGTGCATTGCAGTGCACATGCAGCGACTAATTCCACGGGCGTCACTGAAAATGAGCTCAGCTCGTTTGTTGTCCATCGTCGGGTGTTTGTCGATCGCGATGAGAATCGTCAGGTGGCCACAGTGATGCATTATTCGGAGCTCAGCAATTTGCTGCGAGTGGGCAACATGACGTTCCTCAATGTTGGCCAACTCTTGCCGCATCAGCTGGAGGCATTCCATACGCCTCATTATATCTATCCCATTGGTTACAAGGTGGTAAGTATCTACAGATTGCTCTAGATATCCTTGCAGAGGATTTAACTTTTTGTTACGTAATATAATCAACAATGTTTTCTTGAgatatttcaatcaatttcaCAGATTGTTtatatcaaggctgcaaaacggttctgaaccggttcggttcgggttcttAAGTaacctgaaccgaacccttcaaACTATTTACTTTTGCTAAACCGAACCttaaccgaaccgctttctaaaataaaaggttcggttcgataaaaaaaattaattacataaattttatgtttatctaatcttacgcaattatttgagacttcggattaaaataagtcatatttaaatcttcatataaattggtttatataGTTATCTGTTACACATTTTAAGTAATCagtcaaaaattgaatacagtgATGTAAATGTATCAAATACCTTTTTATCTTGTTTTCACATACACTTACTCATGGATATACTTTTACCTTCCTTAGAGCCGTTATTACTGGTGCGTTAAGCAGCCAAACAGACGCTGTCGTTATGTTTGTAGCATTGCGGAGGTTGGCTGTCGTCCAGAGTTTCGCATCCAGGTGCACGATGCCGGCGATAAGGAGCCGGATCGTGAGTTTCGTGATAGCACACCATCGGCTGTTTGGCAACAGATATTGCAGCCGATTCAGCGGATGCGTAAGGTTTACAAGTGGCTGCAACTCTTTCCGCAACACATCAGTGGCGAGGATCTGTTTGGTCTGACGGAGCCGGCAATTGTGCGCATCTTAGAGAGTTTGCCGGGCATTGAGACACTCACCGATTATCGTTTCAAATATGGACGCAATCCCCTGCTGGAATTCCCGCTGGCCATCAATCCATCGGGTGCTGCACGCACTGAGCCAAAGCAGCGACAACTTCTTGTGTGGCGCAAACCGCACACGCAACGTACCGCCGGCAGTTGCAGCACACAGCGTATGGCCAATTCGGCGTCAATTGCCGGTGAGGTGGCGTGCCCGTATAGCAAACAGTTTGTCCACTCAAAGAGTTCGCAATACAAAAAGATGAAGCAGGAATGGCGCAACAACGTCTACCTGGCACGGTATGAACTTAATCTTAATTCCAAAATCGATAtctttctatataccttcacCTACTTCTTTTGTATAGCTCCAAAATTCAGGGATTGGGCTTGTATGCGGCACGTGATATTGAGAAGCACACGATGATTATTGAGTATATTGGCGAGGTAATACGCACGGAGGTGTCTGAGATACGTGAAAAGCAATACGAATCTAAGGTGAGTAGCGATTCAAcattatatatagtatatgcatATTCGATATACTTATACAATAAATGTCTATCTTCTCTGTAGAATCGTGGTATTTATATGTTCCGCTTGGATGAGGATCGCGTTGTTGATGCAACGCTAAGCGGTGGCCTGGCACGTTACATTAATCACTCCTGCAATCCCAATTGTGTGACGGAAATTGTTGAGGTTGATCGGGATGTACGCATCATTATATTTGCCAAGCGTAAAATCTATCGAGGCGAAGAggtatgtatatttatcttctcaaaatgtataaacattgtgatttgattgcaaaaacaatagtttttgaatttttaaataagattacattatttgtattaaatgaaCTATTGTTTTCCTTTTAAGCTCTCATATGACTACAAGTTTGATATTGAGGATGATGCCCATAAAATACCCTGCGCATGTGGTGCACCCAATTGTCGAAAATGGATGAACTAAATACGACCAGTAAACGCATCTGCATCAGCATCTACATCCTCATCAGCAAAATTACACAGCAGCAGGAAAATCACAACAATCAGGACCAGTTCACATTGATGTGACACCCAGTGAACAGACGAATTGTTGTTAttcatcatttaaaattgttgtaacAAGTCACATTATCATCAAAGTAGCATATTCTCTTTAagaagtatatatatgtacatatatttattatatctatatgcatatacatacatctaataatatgtatgtatatttatacacatatatatgtatctatatccAATATCTATATGCACGAGTTGAAATGGCATATAATCATGTAAGTTATCTGTATGTACCCACGAATGCGCCCCTCTCGTGCATATATTGTAGCTAATTTGTATCCTATTATTGCTCATAAGCCAAAAGTGTTTTGtagtataaattaaacaaaaaaaaaaaaaacaaaaaaaacaaactaaagcaaagaaaaaaaaatttatgaaacttgatgcataaaatatttatagataaaacTTAAGCATGTATTTTATGTTACTTGATGATCCATtcgtgtttgtatgtacatttttctAACCGAAACCTAGACCCCAAACATAATCTTCACATTTAAATTGGAcgcagagcgagagagagctaGAATTAGAGCAGACCTGGGTGTGccttcgttttttatttttattataatttttttgtctttaGTTATTACGAGACTGTATAGGaagaataatattaatgaaaattaaaagaaaattaaaaagaaacagaaaaaacaaaaacaatctcTTCCCAGATGGtgtagtaatttatttatgtacatccaaattgaatgtatttttttacttaatttcatcactattttttaatatacaattatCAATCAAGTGTATCTATAACTGTTAAGTACATGTAAACACTTTAAACCTTACAAaagaatatgtttttttttacaattgatTTGCGTTTATTACGATACATCCATCATTTGTTTGCTAGATAaacaatttaactaaatttcaacaattttttgtttgtttctttcttttcataATGTATGTACACTTAATTGTGTGTGCTTTGTAGTTAATAGCATATGTGCGTATACTATGATTGTATACATGTATGTTAATGTATCTGGATCTATTGCTTCGTCTTTCTTCTGAATCGGTTTAAGGAGCTTTGCACATTCACAGCGAACGCTAACGTCaacatgtcaaaatttttcagATACCATGAAATGTTGTACATCATATGCATGCGTCGATTTTTATCTAAAAACGATTTATAAAACACACTCATTTGATCGGCCGTTATTTCGTCGGATCCACTCAATTTGTGTAGACGGACGAAGTCTTCTTTTTCCTGCAGatgaagaaaataaacaaatttcatgTACACATACGTCTACAGTTTTCTATTTGTCATGAATAGAAATGAGAGGGTACTATGTCCGTAGAATGACGAGgagcgtgagagagagagagaacctCTTGCCAACAAGTGTTAGAAATACTTCAACGATAcgaaacgcacacacacagatacgaACCTCATAAAATCGTTTGTTATGCTTTGTCCAGAAATCCATATTCCATTTTTCGACATCAATGCGTAACAGTCGCAATTTTTTGGCCATCTCTGTTTCATTCTCATCATAATGTCGAATATACGGTCGCAGATTGGACTTGACATCCGGGGGACCAATGTAATCGCTATTCACCGATTCCGGATTTGGCGGTTGTGTAAGACCGACGTACACAGGACTTTTTTTAGGCCGCGCCTGTGTTTTAGTTGGTGTTTGTTCTGTTGCATAGCGTCGCTGCCAATGCTGGATATAACAAAAACTCAATTAGTTTtaccaacattttttgtttacagtACTCACTTTTATTAAACTATCTAATTTACGAGGCGGTAAActcttattcatttttatttgtttgtttgtgtatttatcATGTGCACTACAGTTGTATCGAATCGTTCAGATTTAGTTCGATTACACCATGACCATTTTTAGCTCCGAATGGTCGACTGCTTGTGGCGGTCGGTCGatacataaatttgtataattgaCAGAAATcgatatttgtataatataaataataaattctgtTCGCCTGGtacattaatttcaaattgtcaACATCAATTGAGTTGATTGATAATTaactgtattaaaaatataacttttgtGAAAATGAGTTTCAAGCcgagcaaatattttaaaacaatcttAAAGCTGTTCAGATGAAATTAACCTATAAATTCAGTCAGCAAAAAcagttatatttattgatatattttaatttatttaaattgacttttataCCTATATTCTTAAATGCAtaagtaaattatattattgctATCAGCtcataaacatacatacatacaacataTGAAACATACATTTAGTTCAGACttctaaaaaccaaaaataacttACAaactttttcgtttttaattacatccttagtttagtttataaaaatattgggATTGTTCGCgaagaatatgtatttaaatattcaagaaATATGCGAGTCTTTTGCTTATATCGAGTCTTTAAGCTGATAACTTTTGAACCGCAAATGTGTTGTGCAGTTGCAGATAAtagatttaatttctttttttttttttacaaataagtaaattcaaatacataCATCAACAATGTCAAAGaaaatacatgtgtatattGGCTTTATAAAGCGCGTACTGAACGAATGagataagaaataatttcaaaataatgcTGCaagagcttaaaaaaaataatagagtaTTTTGATTCCTGTATGCTTATTTCATAATGATTTGTCAAATAAGTTTGTCCGAGTAATACACGTATGCATATCGCTGTGTTTACGTTGCCCAGCGCGACTTTTGCAATTCGATTTGTCCTTCCAAAGTCTTGGCCAAGTATATGACCAACAATTGTATAAGAGCGATTCCCAGAGCAATGCCAGCAATTGTATAGAGATTTCGCTCTGCCCAGACGCGAACGATCTCAATGCAGCCACTGGTCCAGATCAGTTTactggcagctgcaacagaaTGTTCCTGCACTTCATAGCCGCACATAATGTTAACCAGTCCCGAGCTAATATCGGTTGCATTGATGCAGCAACTGTATGGCACGCCACACTTTTCCACCGATGGCGATGAGCAGTTAAAGTATTCGTTTTTAGCCCAATCCTGATAGCCGGCAGTGCTCAGACCACAGCACTGAAACTCTTTTTGtgcaaaatcaataaaattctgTAGATCGGGATCATCGCGATAAGAGTGTATGATTTTATCAGTGAACTGATATTCCACGAATGAGTTCATATTTTGTGGAAAGACAAAGCAGATGatagctataaaataatatgatgGTATTTATGTTACTGAATGCTGGGTAATGTTAATGATCCTCTCTAGGGTTgctgataatttaaaaaatatcaataaattattttgttatcaaAAAATAGTGCACAatcaatatattataattagaattgctgtaaatatttttattatttttatcaacaaCCCTAATTTCGTGatatttgcaatttcaatcTCTGTTTACCTATGACCATTTCCATCAGAAAGAAAATCAACAGGCACCTCGAGTAGAACTTGAGCAGATGAGTATTTTCGCGCAGTGCACCCAAGCAGCCAGCAAAACTAACTACAAATATGACAATGCCTGCAATGATCATGACTAGAGATATGTTGAGTACAACATCGTAAATGTTTTCCAGCTTCACCCAGCCATTGGCATCATTCCATTTGTCCATAAAGGCATATATACCGATACCCAAAAGCAGTCCACCAAATAGccagaatattaaatttagcatAAATATCATGTACTTTACGCAGGAGCTAACGAATGTAAATTGATGTGGATACGATATACGCTGATGCATGTCACGCACTTCGATGCCATAGTATCCACCGCCTCCGCCCCCACCACCACCATGGTATCGGTAGTTACTCATGGTCTTGTCTCTGTCTGGTTTTTACTTCACTTTTATGACCGTCGTTTGACGCACAATTTTAACATATACTCATGTTTCACTTAAAGCATTAAGCGTACTTTAGTTTAAACTAATTGTTCGTTGTTTACTTGAACGACTCTGCTGTTGTTTACTGcattgtacatttatttaaatgtttcacTCAATGTGTTTGGTTCACAAGTAAATTAAGTTCGATTGAACTACTCACCACACATTggtatcgatatatcgattgCAGAGCATAGatgtttaagaaatatatcaGCACTGTATTTtcacaaaatgcaaaacacaaATCATTTCTCATAAATTTAAACCAATTTATTGATGAATTAAAAGATGCATTTTTCATATCTATCGAATTGATCAGACTTTCGATAAAACATATGTAGTGATggcaaaaaatttcatttatcgATTATTAAATCATATGATTAATTTAAGCCGAGCCATTATTAATCACAATTAATCGcagaaaaattacaataatcgtttaaatgcaaaatatttaaatttgcaccaatttttgatatttttacatatGAATGTGTAGGGCAACTGTCATTTAAtcccaacaacaaataacaatgaAAGATAAAAGTGCAcagaaatgaattttttttatttatttaatgggCAATTGAGGAACAGTAGCTTGGACAGGCGCGTGGTGATAAACCTGTTCCTTTTTTCAGTGCCAATAGAAATTAAATCGTGAATTGAGACAAAATAATCGATTAATGTGTACCATATGATCGATAGTGCCATCACTACGTGCAAGTGAGTGAATCAGCGTAGCTCCGAATTGATTAGACTTGCAAGTTGTTAACAACTGATAATGATAGCGCTTCGTCGAGCGTTCAAAGTTTGAACTTCATACAATGCAAATCCGGCAATTGCCATCATTGCCGATAAGCAATCCAATTATATCAGTGTTAGTAGTGTGTTACAATCGATGTATTTAATAGCTGTCGATCAGTTTGTGAACGGACACAGTCGTTGATACGGTCGCCGGAATCGCAACATGAATTTCCTCTTGCGTTTCATAAT of Drosophila innubila isolate TH190305 chromosome X, UK_Dinn_1.0, whole genome shotgun sequence contains these proteins:
- the LOC117783896 gene encoding COA8 family protein CG14806, mitochondrial; the protein is MNKSLPPRKLDSLIKHWQRRYATEQTPTKTQARPKKSPVYVGLTQPPNPESVNSDYIGPPDVKSNLRPYIRHYDENETEMAKKLRLLRIDVEKWNMDFWTKHNKRFYEEKEDFVRLHKLSGSDEITADQMSVFYKSFLDKNRRMHMMYNISWYLKNFDMLTLAFAVNVQSSLNRFRRKTKQ
- the LOC117785066 gene encoding tetraspanin-33-like, translating into MSNYRYHGGGGGGGGGYYGIEVRDMHQRISYPHQFTFVSSCVKYMIFMLNLIFWLFGGLLLGIGIYAFMDKWNDANGWVKLENIYDVVLNISLVMIIAGIVIFVVSFAGCLGALRENTHLLKFYSRCLLIFFLMEMVIAIICFVFPQNMNSFVEYQFTDKIIHSYRDDPDLQNFIDFAQKEFQCCGLSTAGYQDWAKNEYFNCSSPSVEKCGVPYSCCINATDISSGLVNIMCGYEVQEHSVAAASKLIWTSGCIEIVRVWAERNLYTIAGIALGIALIQLLVIYLAKTLEGQIELQKSRWAT
- the LOC117788690 gene encoding histone-lysine N-methyltransferase trr, producing the protein MNISKVTPSLAAAAAAAEKAKPERVTSASAALNFNTISIQKRSSVDDNDDPNRKKLKRDIVICTPTTSLPAKQRAATATVTATATATTTTTPAAAKTTTTTATAIATTIASSTATTNTAAAATKSTTDDPQQQQATTTATNILTTNSNLSGNFVTHSNAKPETALDVCWEQRDDQIIVCEMSALKPDDTSATSSSSTTNNNTSQKQSFVSFTKKDSALSSASSSSSIASIISIEPSSEQHNNSEQQQSKVIAVEEPDYVLLPATTTAELKSALQHDATQVTNNSSISSSTTSNNSSSSNHVASSSSSNITTGTTTQKATPATLQSQGNYNMFNSGTATATTTLLNRVNLHTKLKGQQLVVNAKKLSEVTQTTAKVSIGNKTISVPLLKPLASTQILQTGQLLSASGATTTAGGATIVESKQLQGAQVTTTTTTSATSTQQQQQQQQQHLNLTRLLKGTRKNPTTIVSFAGVQIKPANTKIVTAKVVSKKMSLQFQQQQQQLQLQLQQQQQPTTGSIVTITPTNANQTFTMVQQQQQQQQQQQQQQSDKQLDSEQTDQAESTTVAGRLTAVAQQQQQQQPKTITYTENIQKILLNKSKSLDGSDTNEIGKINNVVIKTLDNNQLHCAPSINIFKQQQQTGATNATNVTSISELTTGDALAKSTTGATICTRPIISIQKNISLVVSKTTIAQQKPKMITTSANSTAIQMQHSFNQQQDADNINKLQLKVKLNETKSDCSDNEPKSKLRPTELLLVKQATIVDGNKLELPAEQTQTQMNEELVTEKRLATPSRVDDSNNALLKQLLQNSSSSSSNSNSNSNHNLQQISITSAPLSARKVINVRAPSMGLVSSLEAQLARPVIPPVPAAVSSSNSSSTSCNTTTTTTATMVAISQTPTATVATTATPSEPQQQQQEAAAATLATTTAAAAVAVTPVAAVAVPATAAAVVTTTPPAASAAKTTTTTTTNMPQTTQQVKQSVQIVSKETSFISTPVAASAVPATVAAAVMPTVVSKLPTLIVESNVKTEPLPPPPSYELSTANVSNVTISITTKPSKDQVKLTKLEPLDEATVAQCEPEKQLSQQQQHATHHESWKLQENEVQKRKLPMQLQQQQQQQQQLQQQQQHQQQQHQQQHQLPHQQQLEEKPLLELKSDIALVGTNSNSNINSNSNNVGHEMLPMMKASPANVAVAGYEKLQLITTSVGASYAKKSAPAATAELQQQQQHQQQQHHQQQLQHQQQQQQQHLPQQQHLLQAPTTTAGAIPEPKVVEQRKRRKREVQKPRRSNANAAGTAAAAAAANSIKELTGSLPAGAVVQLATMSNNAAMGGQMATSGHLATTGSPNMTSGSPMLKKRVRKFSKVEEDHDAFTEKLMTHIRQMQPLQVLEPLLNRNALIGHGNNSNSGSSSNLPGGGKLKAISRALQLQRQLDESSAGGGAAGAAVDCDQLLGRFGNLRHPSIKSLYDSERFGGSGEATTTALSTSGATSGGGGASSGATLSSIQNDFYDQEFSTHIQRNSRERLQRLISAVRDCNMETTELVESHQQQQQQQQLLQQQQQQQQQQQQRLDGPLAWSRLSRYPGLVLLNSNSNQRSAPGRMSPVALAMDASSMRLPVSPILRSCGEELRKAQQLEMGNNNNNNINNNNSTSNNNNNNYQQKNQNVILSLHTSATDNIAGVLRDLANLLHLTPALTCKLIDASTLDKIDKEQGEPAEPGAGEQGSTAGQAQGQGQGQLPTAVTSHGNLRKILTGQRKLCRCCGSAIAAFGLRVPPQNVPEETLSPTLAMLQSLLPRKTPPPAFIYFCNRSCFAQYKWRGKDEPAGEDVAAANQLQQQQSQPLARTTTTTSDLSSCSTPPIVKLEPEDVDMEQSQQQQQTSNNNSNSNSSELTSTSQTSSSQQQQQQQQQQQQPVQRKCIIKCFSADCFASDSTSSALRHAIKTENGEPLAANNTVWETEHSGAAEPLEDSRQCVFCNQRGDGLADGPSRLLNFDVDKWVHLNCALWSNDVYETVSGALMNFQTALQSGLNQACSACHQLGATIKCFKSRCSNLYHLPCAIKEECVFYKNKSVHCSAHAATNSTGVTENELSSFVVHRRVFVDRDENRQVATVMHYSELSNLLRVGNMTFLNVGQLLPHQLEAFHTPHYIYPIGYKVSRYYWCVKQPNRRCRYVCSIAEVGCRPEFRIQVHDAGDKEPDREFRDSTPSAVWQQILQPIQRMRKVYKWLQLFPQHISGEDLFGLTEPAIVRILESLPGIETLTDYRFKYGRNPLLEFPLAINPSGAARTEPKQRQLLVWRKPHTQRTAGSCSTQRMANSASIAGEVACPYSKQFVHSKSSQYKKMKQEWRNNVYLARSKIQGLGLYAARDIEKHTMIIEYIGEVIRTEVSEIREKQYESKNRGIYMFRLDEDRVVDATLSGGLARYINHSCNPNCVTEIVEVDRDVRIIIFAKRKIYRGEELSYDYKFDIEDDAHKIPCACGAPNCRKWMN